The Sesamum indicum cultivar Zhongzhi No. 13 linkage group LG6, S_indicum_v1.0, whole genome shotgun sequence genome has a segment encoding these proteins:
- the LOC105165799 gene encoding pre-rRNA-processing protein esf1: MGGSEEKERQKKMKKNSKKKKGSGQGSEGAPPPPQVITDDRFASAQTDPRFLEAPKKRSKVPIDSRFRHVFTHNSFTSSNASVDKRGKPNNNNKAAISLKHYYRLQQQPGENDNEIQNENSQIEEDDQSDRDVEPDRIGRQTESENETSSETPEDDDDVESLDGSSSTSTSDSDDQYMDEEEEDTFMQLEDNVPEIDEETRRLAVVNLDWSQVRAVDLYVLLSSFLPKGGQILSVAVYPSEFGLKRMEAEAISGPIGLYDDEEKDDDDDGEDDEIDNKKLRAYELSRLRYYYAVVECDSSSTADYLYKTCDGVEFERSANKLDLRFIPDSMDFKHQPRDVATEAPADYEGLDFQTRALQHSNIHLTWDEDEPQRAKMFKRKFNDEQLAQLELKEILASDESETDDEQKPDKYRALILSGGGSDEDHEEDSLQDMEVTFNSGLEDISKRILEKKDKKSETVWEAYLRKRKEKRKASKNRSKYSSDSEEKSSDTDQELAEQPDDFFVEEPSTMESKGTPVKSTKKGKSSEETIREAEASRAELELLTADDKGADANLKGYNLKPKKSKGKKGKGIPDEEKIPAADYDDTRFSALFTSPLFALDPTDPQFKRSAAYARQVTKKQKTYEQQSVGQMGQEEKATSDGLAKRKEKNELSALVRSIKMKSKEVALPSQGKVARKYKHLQYKEKMKK; this comes from the exons ATGGGGGGCTCTGAGGAGAAAGAGAGgcaaaagaagatgaagaaaaacagtaagaagaagaagggcaGTGGGCAGGGAAGTGAAGGagctcctcctcctcctcaggTGATAACCGATGATCGATTTGCGTCTGCTCAGACCGACCCTCGCTTCTTGGAAGCACCAAAGAAGCGCTCCAAAGTGCCTATTGATTCTCGCTTCCGACATGTCTTTACCCACAACAGCTTCACCTCATCCAATGCTTCTGTAGACAAGAGAGGCAAAcccaacaacaacaataaagcCGCCATCTCTCTCAAGCACTACTATCGCCTTCAACAACAACCCGGTGAAAATGATAATGAGATTCAGAatgaaaattctcaaattgaaGAAGATGATCAAAGTGACAGAGATGTTGAACCTGACCGAATTGGTCGCCAAACTGAGAGTGAAAACGAGACATCAAGTGAGACTCCCGAGGACGACGACGACGTGGAGAGTCTTGATGGATCATCATCTACTAGCACTTCAGATTCAGATGACCAATATATGGATGAAGAGGAGGAAGATACCTTTATGCAGCTG GAGGACAATGTACCAGAAATTGATGAGGAAACACGAAGGCTAGCCGTTGTTAATCTGGACTGGAGTCAAGTTAGG GCTGTTGACTTATATGTTTTGCTAAGTTCCTTTCTTCCTAAAGGGGGTCAAATTCTGTCTGTTGCTGTCTATCCATCTGAGTTTGGACTTAAGCGCATGGAAGCAGAGGCTATCAGTGGTCCTATTGGATTATATGATGATGAGGAgaaggatgatgatgatgatggggaGGATGATGAGATTGATAACAAGAAGCTCCGTGCTTATGAATTAAGTCGGCTGCG GTATTATTATGCTGTTGTAGAATGTGATTCAAGTTCTACCGCAGACTACCTCTACAAAACTTGTGATGGGGTTGAGTTTGAAAGATCAGCAAATAAGTTGGATTTGAGATTCATTCCAGATTCCATGGATTTTAAGCATCAGCCACGTGATGTTGCGACTGAG GCACCAGCGGATTATGAAGGTTTAGATTTTCAAACACGAGCATTGCAACACAGCAACATTCATCTCACTTGGGATGAAGATGAACCACAGCGTGCGAAGATGTTTAAGAGAAAATTCAATGATGAGCAG CTTGCTCAGTTGGAGTTGAAAGAGATCTTGGCATCTGATGAGAGCGAAACAGATGACGAACAAAAGCCAGATAAATACCGTGCTCTGATTCTATCAGGGGGCGGCTCAGATGAAGATCATGAAGAGGATAGTTTGCAAGATATGGAGGTTACTTTTAATTCTGGTTTAGAAGATATAAGCAAAcgtattttagaaaagaagGACAAGAAATCAGAAACTGTTTGGGAGGCATATCtcagaaagagaaaagagaaaagaaaggcGTCAAAAAATAGGTCCAAGTATTCATCAGATTCAGAGGAAAAGAGTAGTGATACTGATCAAGAACTTGCAGAACAACCAGATGACTTTTTTGTTGAAGAGCCTTCAACCATGGAAAGTAAGGGCACTCCAGTTAAAAGCactaaaaaaggaaaatcaagTGAAGAGACCATCCGAGAAGCTGAAGCAAGTAGGGCCGAACTTGAGTTATTAACTGCTGATGACAAGGGAGCAGATGCCAACTTAAAGGGCTACAACTTGAAACCCAAGAAGAGCAAAGGAAAGAAAGGGAAGGGAATTCCAGACGAGGAGAAAATACCAGCTGCTGACTATGATGATACACGTTTTTCAGCTTTATTTACCTCACCACTCTTTGCTCTGGATCCAACTGATCCTCAATTCAAAAG GAGTGCAGCTTATGCTCGGCAGGTTACAAAGAAACAGAAGACATACGAGCAGCAAAGTGTTGGACAAATGGGTCAGGAAGAGAAAGCAACTTCTGATGGATTGGCTAAGAGAAAGGAGAAGAATGAGTTGTCTGCATTAGTTAGGTCAATCAAAATGAAGTCGAAGGAAGTCGCTTTACCCAGTCAAGGTAAGGTAGCTCGGAAATACAAACATTTGCAGTACaaggagaagatgaaaaaataa